A window from Drosophila yakuba strain Tai18E2 chromosome 3L, Prin_Dyak_Tai18E2_2.1, whole genome shotgun sequence encodes these proteins:
- the LOC6535130 gene encoding uncharacterized protein LOC6535130, whose translation MRAHYPPPNRYIRRTTDLRRAFSSASVWRKDLQEELAETDQRPRISGSGGTRGRVTRRLLSCHLGSPASIRIHRGAVRPWERDKTPRANQPSSRLEDCSHPEAIEHIAYLRIKTQLLYNSPVFASGTQVGFSPANANIECRVMV comes from the exons ATGCGGGCACACTATCCTCCGCCAAACCGCTATATAAGGCGCACCACAGACCTCCGTAGGGCATTCAGTTCGGCCAGCGTTTGGCGAAAAGACCTCCAGGAGGAGCTAGCAGAAACGGACCAACGGCCAAGGATCAGCG GCAGTGGAGGTACTCGCGGCCGCGTGACCCGACGACTATTGAGCTGCCATCTCGGGAGTCCGGCGTCAATCCGCATCCATCGTGGAGCTGTACGGCCCTGGGAACGAGACAAGACGCCCAGAGCCAACCAGCCGTCCTCTCGCCTTGAGGACTGCAGCCACCCTGAAGCGATAGAACACATTGCTTACTTACGAATAAAGACCCAATTACTGTATAATTCTCCCGTCTTCGCCTCTGGGACCCAGGTCGGATTCTCTCCAGCAAACGCAAATATTGAATGTCGAGTTATGGTCTGA